Proteins from a genomic interval of Candidatus Woesearchaeota archaeon:
- a CDS encoding Lrp/AsnC family transcriptional regulator: MAEYKLDLFDKKILYEVDKKSNISLAELSHKLKRSKQFILYRMKKLEQENIITGYHAIIDMARLGYFTFRVYFKFQQMAKKQGDEFVSHVENNLSQVWTITSMHGKWDFALFLGVKNILEFHTIWDNIMLKYKKNIKLYNVAVYAPIYNFNRKFFLDTHEHSIERVYGGGQREDVDELDWRIIQKYANDVRQSSLEIAKSLKISPDTVRSRIRLLEKKKVIVGYKIGLNLEKLGYVSYRVDLQLLSTARNAELFEYCKNHRNIYQINKSIGGADFETEVIVRDLNHLLEVIDDIKSKFPDVVNDVDYFGFSTFHILKYIPD, from the coding sequence ATGGCAGAATACAAGCTTGACTTGTTTGACAAGAAAATATTGTATGAAGTGGATAAGAAGTCGAACATCAGCCTGGCCGAGCTGTCCCACAAGCTCAAGCGGTCCAAGCAGTTTATTCTTTATCGCATGAAAAAGCTTGAGCAGGAAAATATCATAACAGGCTACCATGCAATCATTGACATGGCAAGGCTTGGATACTTCACTTTCAGGGTCTATTTCAAGTTCCAGCAGATGGCCAAAAAACAGGGTGATGAATTCGTCAGCCATGTCGAGAATAATTTAAGCCAGGTTTGGACAATAACATCCATGCATGGGAAATGGGATTTTGCCTTGTTTCTTGGAGTGAAGAACATCCTGGAATTTCATACCATCTGGGACAATATCATGCTTAAGTACAAGAAAAATATCAAGCTGTACAATGTGGCTGTTTATGCCCCTATTTATAACTTTAACAGGAAATTCTTTTTGGACACGCATGAGCATTCCATAGAAAGGGTCTATGGGGGAGGGCAGCGAGAGGATGTTGATGAGTTGGACTGGAGAATCATCCAGAAATACGCCAACGACGTCCGCCAGAGTTCCCTGGAAATTGCAAAGAGCCTGAAAATATCCCCTGACACGGTGCGAAGCAGGATAAGGCTGCTGGAAAAGAAGAAAGTCATTGTTGGCTACAAGATAGGCCTGAACCTGGAGAAGCTGGGCTATGTATCCTATAGGGTTGACCTGCAACTGTTATCAACAGCGAGAAATGCTGAGCTGTTTGAATACTGCAAGAACCACAGGAATATTTACCAGATAAACAAAAGCATCGGTGGTGCTGATTTTGAGACAGAGGTGATAGTCCGGGACCTGAACCATCTCCTGGAGGTCATTGATGACATCAAGTCCAAATTTCCTGATGTTGTGAATGACGTTGATTACTTTGGTTTCTCTACATTCCATATTTTGAAATATATTCCGGACTGA
- a CDS encoding DNA-directed RNA polymerase: protein MFYKIQVKDHIRVPPGYFNMEKNEAIIKRIKKKYDGYISKELGFVIDVSDVNDVHEGIIISGDGAAYYETTFTLLTFKPEQQEVMPGKIKDIADFGAFLNIGPTDGMIHISQTMDDFVSFGKEKVLVGKDSKRSLKVNDICRARIIAVSYKDVSNPKIGMTMRQIGLGKLDWMADSAPEESGSEEKKEAKSDKKDSKKK from the coding sequence ATGTTTTACAAGATACAAGTGAAAGACCACATAAGGGTGCCTCCAGGATATTTTAACATGGAGAAGAATGAGGCCATCATTAAACGAATAAAAAAGAAGTATGACGGCTACATCTCCAAGGAACTGGGGTTTGTGATCGACGTTTCAGATGTCAACGATGTCCATGAGGGAATAATCATCTCCGGGGACGGCGCAGCATACTACGAAACGACATTCACACTGCTTACATTCAAGCCAGAGCAGCAGGAAGTCATGCCTGGCAAGATCAAGGACATTGCAGATTTTGGGGCATTCCTCAATATCGGGCCAACAGACGGCATGATACATATTTCACAAACCATGGACGACTTTGTCTCATTTGGCAAGGAAAAGGTCCTGGTTGGAAAGGACAGCAAGAGAAGCCTGAAAGTGAATGACATCTGCCGTGCAAGAATCATCGCAGTAAGCTATAAGGATGTCTCCAACCCGAAGATTGGCATGACGATGAGGCAGATTGGCCTCGGAAAGCTGGACTGGATGGCTGATTCGGCCCCTGAAGAATCCGGAAGCGAAGAAAAGAAAGAGGCAAAGTCTGATAAAAAAGACAGCAAGAAGAAATAA
- a CDS encoding DNA-directed RNA polymerase subunit E'': MKKKVCKRCKLFVEGAECPVCKTSSFSTSWQGRLHILNTAESMIANKVGISEKGEYAIKVR, encoded by the coding sequence ATGAAAAAGAAAGTATGCAAGAGATGCAAGCTTTTTGTTGAAGGCGCTGAGTGCCCGGTTTGCAAGACTAGCAGCTTTTCAACAAGCTGGCAGGGCAGGCTTCACATACTCAACACAGCAGAATCCATGATAGCCAACAAAGTCGGCATATCTGAAAAAGGCGAATATGCAATAAAGGTGCGTTAG
- a CDS encoding 30S ribosomal protein S27ae has translation MAEKGGKAPSKKAGKGIHSLYTVSGNKLERKNKYCPKCGQGFFLAKHKDRQTCGNCHYTEFSGKK, from the coding sequence ATGGCAGAAAAAGGCGGAAAGGCACCAAGCAAAAAGGCAGGGAAGGGCATTCATTCATTGTACACAGTTTCAGGAAACAAGCTGGAAAGAAAGAATAAATATTGCCCAAAGTGCGGCCAGGGATTCTTTTTGGCCAAGCACAAGGACAGGCAAACATGCGGCAACTGCCATTATACTGAATTTTCAGGGAAGAAGTAA
- the rpl12p gene encoding 50S ribosomal protein P1 → MEYIYAAMLLHKAGQKVEESSVSKVLEAAGAKPDSARVKALVAALDGVDIDKAIEKAAVAAPAAVASSGAGEGKAEAKVDEKKKAEEEKKSEEAAAAGLGALFG, encoded by the coding sequence ATGGAATACATATATGCAGCGATGCTTTTGCACAAGGCTGGGCAGAAGGTTGAAGAATCCTCTGTCTCCAAGGTGCTTGAAGCTGCAGGTGCCAAGCCTGATTCCGCAAGGGTCAAGGCGTTAGTGGCCGCTTTGGACGGCGTTGACATAGACAAGGCCATCGAAAAAGCCGCAGTTGCAGCACCAGCAGCAGTTGCATCTTCAGGGGCTGGAGAAGGCAAGGCTGAGGCAAAGGTAGACGAAAAGAAAAAGGCAGAAGAAGAGAAGAAGAGCGAAGAGGCTGCAGCAGCAGGACTCGGCGCCTTGTTCGGTTAA
- a CDS encoding 50S ribosomal protein L10 has protein sequence MTVKTEHIPEAKKRNVTDFAQLMDQYPIVGAVNIENLPAPQLQKMREQLRAKNIVLKMTKRRLIKMAIEKVKGKKQGIEHLEAKLEGMPAMIFSKESPFKLFKFLQKNKSNAPAKPGQTAPADIKISAGPTPFAPGPIIGELGALKIKSGVEGGKVVIKQDSIIVKKGEKVSQKASEVLSRLGIQPMEVGLDLVAVYENGEIFTRDLLAVDESQYISNITQASTWAMNLAVEAGYASKDTVEMLLQKVYRESRAVVLEGGIPAAGMMGDLMARAQMQAMSIKAEFNIN, from the coding sequence ATGACGGTAAAAACAGAGCATATTCCGGAAGCCAAGAAGAGGAATGTCACTGACTTTGCGCAGCTTATGGACCAGTATCCGATTGTCGGCGCTGTAAACATAGAAAATCTTCCTGCTCCGCAGCTGCAAAAAATGAGGGAGCAGCTCAGGGCAAAGAACATTGTCCTGAAGATGACCAAAAGAAGGCTCATTAAGATGGCCATTGAAAAGGTCAAGGGAAAAAAACAGGGCATTGAGCACCTTGAGGCAAAGCTCGAAGGCATGCCTGCAATGATATTCTCAAAGGAAAGCCCTTTCAAATTGTTCAAGTTCCTGCAGAAAAACAAATCAAATGCGCCTGCCAAGCCAGGCCAGACCGCTCCGGCAGACATTAAGATCAGCGCCGGGCCGACTCCCTTTGCCCCAGGCCCTATTATCGGCGAGCTTGGTGCTTTGAAAATCAAGTCAGGGGTTGAAGGAGGCAAGGTTGTGATTAAGCAGGACAGCATAATTGTCAAAAAGGGAGAAAAGGTCAGCCAAAAGGCATCTGAGGTTTTGTCCAGGCTGGGGATCCAGCCGATGGAAGTCGGGCTTGACCTTGTTGCAGTTTATGAGAATGGCGAAATATTCACGCGCGACCTGCTTGCTGTTGATGAAAGCCAGTATATCAGCAACATAACCCAGGCATCAACATGGGCTATGAACCTGGCAGTTGAGGCTGGATATGCCAGCAAAGACACCGTGGAAATGCTGCTTCAGAAAGTTTACAGGGAATCAAGGGCAGTTGTTCTGGAAGGCGGAATTCCTGCGGCCGGAATGATGGGAGACCTCATGGCCAGGGCCCAAATGCAGGCAATGTCAATTAAGGCAGAGTTCAATATCAATTAA
- a CDS encoding 50S ribosomal protein L1 — translation MDKKVVLDALKQVREGSTKRNFKQSFDFIINVRGIDLKKTENQIEFFMTLKHTRSKKAKVCALVGAELSDEAKSVCDFSVVQDDFQKYGQDKKAMKKLAEQYDFFIAQANIMPKVAGAFGRVLGPRGKMPNPKAGCIVPPKFNLRPLYDKLQHTVKISLKTSPIIQTVVGSEDKGDDEIADNILNIYDQVVHHLPNDKNNINSMFIKLTMGRPVQLLEKVSAEVKKQKKSLLHKKHDEPKKAEAVAQ, via the coding sequence ATGGACAAGAAAGTTGTATTGGATGCTTTGAAACAGGTAAGAGAAGGTTCTACTAAGAGGAATTTTAAGCAGAGTTTTGATTTTATTATCAACGTTAGGGGCATTGACCTCAAGAAGACTGAAAACCAAATTGAATTCTTCATGACATTAAAGCACACCAGGTCTAAAAAAGCCAAGGTATGCGCGCTGGTTGGGGCAGAGCTTTCTGATGAGGCAAAATCAGTCTGTGATTTCAGCGTTGTCCAGGATGATTTCCAGAAATATGGGCAGGACAAGAAAGCCATGAAAAAGCTTGCTGAGCAGTATGACTTTTTCATAGCACAGGCAAACATCATGCCAAAAGTGGCTGGCGCTTTTGGAAGGGTTCTTGGGCCAAGGGGAAAAATGCCAAACCCAAAGGCTGGCTGCATTGTGCCGCCCAAGTTCAATCTCCGGCCATTGTACGACAAGCTGCAGCACACAGTCAAAATTAGCCTCAAGACATCACCAATAATCCAGACAGTTGTGGGCTCAGAAGACAAGGGCGACGATGAAATTGCTGATAACATCCTGAATATTTACGATCAGGTGGTGCATCACCTTCCGAATGACAAGAACAACATCAATTCAATGTTCATAAAATTGACAATGGGCAGGCCGGTCCAGCTGCTTGAAAAAGTATCAGCTGAGGTCAAAAAACAGAAGAAAAGCCTGCTGCACAAAAAGCATGACGAGCCCAAGAAAGCCGAGGCGGTTGCCCAATGA